The DNA region GGCCGGGTCCTCATCCGTGCGAGCGGGACGGAGCCGCTGCTGCGCGTGATGGTGGAGGCGCGGGATGCCGACCAGGCCAACCGCTGCGCACAGCGCCTGGCCGACGCGGCAAAGGCAGGATGAGCGCCATGGTGGAAATACGTGTTGTCGACTACGCGAATCCGCGCGAGGCGCAGGCCCTGGCGGATCTGCTGGATGCCTACGCCCGCGACCCGGCAGGCGGTGGCGAGCCGCTGTCTCCAGACGTCAAGGCCGGCTTGGCGCAGGCCCTGGCGGGGCGTCAGGGCGCGTTCAGCGTGATCGCCTGGGTGCCGGCCGCGGAGGACGGCGGCGAGGCGCAGGCCGTAGGCCTCGTCAACTGCCTGGAAGGATTCTCGACCTTCGCCTGCCGTACGCTGATCAAT from Paracidovorax wautersii includes:
- a CDS encoding GNAT family N-acetyltransferase, which translates into the protein MVEIRVVDYANPREAQALADLLDAYARDPAGGGEPLSPDVKAGLAQALAGRQGAFSVIAWVPAAEDGGEAQAVGLVNCLEGFSTFACRTLINVHDVAVLPAWRGRRITQQMFAAVERIARERGACKLTLEVLQGNAPAVRAYEREGFAGYTLDPAMGQAQLMQKWLD